The Rhodococcus sp. ABRD24 genome contains the following window.
GTGGTGGTGTCTAGGAGTGGGCGCACTCTTCTGTGTCTGAAACGGCAACGAGCGCAGTGGTGAGACAGTTCCGAATCCGCCTCTGCGTCAGAAGTGATGGGCGTCGAAACTACCCTTCGCCGTTTACCCAGTGAGGCCTGAGGGAGGTACCGACTTCGAGCGTTTGAGGGCGAACCAACCAGCAACGAGGACAATCACGAGCATGATGACGTTGTGAACGTACTTCGGGATCGGTGCGACCGTTCCGATCAGCGGGTCGTAGGTGAACGCGAAGACGCCCCGGCTGATGAGGAAGGCGAGAGCGACTGCGGAGATGCAGCGAATGCCCCATCCCGGCCTGCGGGCACCGATGAGAATGAGCGCGCCCGCGCCCACGGTGACTCCGACCCCCAGTAAGAATCCGCTCCAATTCTCTCCTGCGAAGTTGCGTAAACACGCGAGCGTCAACATCACAGCGAACACTGCACCGACCACCGGAGCGGGATCGGATTCGGCGACTTCACGTTTCGCCTTTCGCCGATATCGCCTGCCGAGCAGGTAGGTGAGTACGAGGCAGACGATCACCAGAGCGCCCGAGGCGAACAACTGGTGAGCAGAAGCGTTACGGGATTCCGGATCGCTCATGATCATCATTGCCGCTCCGACATAGGCAGCGGTGGCAATGATCAGGCCGGTCCGCCCCAGCCATCCCTCTCGGGCGCGCTCCGGCTGCCATGCCTCTGCCAAGGCGACCGGAGCGCCGAAGCTGAAGATCACGTGTCCGAGGATGAAGTTGTATGCGCTGGACGCGCTGATCCCGAAGACTGGAATGAGTGTTGCCTGGTACGTCACGGCCCATCCGTCGTAGCCGTGGTAGTTCTCGCTGAAGAGGGACTGATCGATGAGACACGCCTGCGCAATTGCCAAGGCCAACATGATCATGAGTAAGGAATCCCAACCCCATCCAGCCCGGCGGACTGCCTCGCGCGCCAGCAAGGCAGGTGCGCCGTAGAGGGCAGCGAAGAACACCACTTCGAACAAGATCGGCCCCACGCGACCGGTGCTGTCCGCATACGCCGACAGCAACTCGGCGCTGACCGCACTGAGCACCGCCAATGCGACGATCCGAACTGCCGTGAGAAAGTGATCGCTTCGCCGTGGCGCACGTTTGGCTCCACCGCGATTACTGGAGATGGGCGTAGGAGTGAACGTGCGCTCATGCTTGGCATTCTGTGAAAACTCTTGTGCTTCTTGTCTATTGCATGGAATGCTGTGCACCATTCTGTTGCGGATCGCGGGCCGCATGCCCGATCAGTTGCAGTTCAGAGGGCGCCAGTACTGACGCTTGCCGCTGTCGCGAACGACAATGCGATGGCGCGCCAGCTCGCTTCGCAGCTCGCGCTGATCCTCCGAGTCTCCGCTGTCCATAGCGTCCTGGCGGGCTCTCAGTATCGCGTTGGCATCCTGGGACAGGCCGGATGCTCCATCGATCCATCGCGTAAACGAATCGGCGTGCGGGTCGCGCCCACGCCACGAATAGCCGTGTGAAGTGAAGGCAACCTCGAGCGCGTCCAGTGACAGGCCCGTTCTTTCCCGCGCGAGTTCCTCACTTACCGAACCCAACAGGACCAGATGGCCCTCGTCGACGAATACGCAGTTCACCTCAGCCGCAGAGAGTATCGTGACCTCGTCGCTCCGCCTGATCGTGACGTTCTGATCGTCAACCGTGACCGACACGATGTGGTCGTAGGCCATGACCGCGAGCAAGCAGCCGGCCAGAAGACCCACAATGGCGACGACCAGCGCCACCTTGAATCCGATGACATCCGCCAGCTCGGTGATCTTGTCCTGGTTCGGAAACCACGCCAACGCCGCCAACCAGGAAGGAACTCGGCTCAAGACGAGGCCAACCAGGGCGCCGAAGATCGGCAACATCGTCCATAGTGCGATGTGCAGGACTGTGGAGTGACGGACCGTTGTCTTGTCGAGAGTGGCGCTCATGTCTGATCCCCCTCGTCACTTGTCGACAGGCCGACGGCCCGCGGGAGCAGTTGCCGTATCGGCCGCAACGATGGCGCGGACATACAGTGAGGACCACTGCTCGGCGAACGCATCAATCTGATCCGGCTCCCGGCCCCGCAGGAGTCCCGGTACTTCGCCCATCCCTGATGTCAGAACCGACACGTAGAGAGCAGCATCCACGTCGCGGAACTGGCCGTAGGATTGACCTTCTTCGACAAAGCTGACCAATTCCGCGGTGCCAGATCGGCCGCTGATTGCAACTGCCTCATGAATTTCCGGAACCTGAATCTGCCTGCGTATCTCGGTCATTGCGCTGACCTGATCGCCGTCGCGCGCGCAGTACTGGACGAAGCGGGTCAGCATGCCTTCGAGCGCGGCGGGGTAACTGTCGTCGTGGCCGGCCTCCGACGGCTCAGCCATCGCCGCGTCGAGTCGCGCTTCGACTGTCTCGAGCACTGCCCGCATCAGCGCTTCCTTCTTTTCGAAGTGGTAGGTGATCAGCCCGGGGCTGATCGATGCGTGTTTCGCAATACGGGTGAATGATGCTGCCTTGTAGCCGCTCTCGGCGACAACAGAGATCGTCGAATCGATGATCTGTGCGCGCCTGGCAGCTTCGATGAACGAAGTGCGAGCCCGCCCATCCGCAGATGCTGTACGCATAACTAAAATACTATATGGGCAACTAGTAGATGACAAGGTGGCATCTTCCCTCGCACTCCAGCGCTGGGGTTCGGCCTCCTTCATCGTTCTCTTCTGATTGATCCGCCATTGCAGTCATCAGGCCCCCTGCGGTCATGATTCGCACGTGGGTGGCACCGACTCGACGGCTCCTGTGATCTGGCTACTGGTCTGGCGACAGGCTTCCTGCGGACCCAACCAGGCAGTCTCAACACTGCTACCGTTGCGAAACGGAGATTTCAGGCGGGACTGAACGATGGAAGACGCCGTACTGGCGATGATTTTCCTGGCAGGCGCCGGCATGTGCGCTCTTGCTGCATACACCGGCGCCCAGGGCTGGGTCACTGATCCCGCGAAGGGCTACAAAGTTCCGTCCAAGGTGCGGGCCAGCCCGGAACTGACCGGAGTCGCGAACACTCTCGTCGCCCGGTGGTGCACTGTGGCATCGGTTCTCTATCTGATCCCGGCGGCAGCGTTGGTACCCAGTGTCTTCTCGGAGTTTCAGATCCCGCTCCCCACCTGGAAACTCGTAGCCCTCGCCGCATACGGCATGGTGGTCAGCATGGTGGCCGCTTATCCGTTTGAGCGAATCTCGCGTCTGTGACATGCCGCCTCCCGGCCCGATCCTGAGTGGTTTGAGGTCGTCGAGGTCGGGCTGGCCCTACCAGGAAGACTCGGGTTCAGCGTATGGCACTCGTACCCGATCCTCGCTGGAATGGTGGGTATGAACAAGATTCTTCACCGCCTCTCCAGCGCAACGGTTCTCGTCGCATGCCTTGCCCTGTCGGGGTGTTCGTCGAGCGAGCACTCCGAGCAGGAGTCGTTCGCATTTGCTGGCACTACGCTCAACGTGATCCATGACAACGCCAACATGCCCGTCACGGTGTCGGCGCACACTGTCGCAATCGAGGAAAGCAGTCAGGTGATCGTGGAGGTCCAGACCCAAACCTTGGGACAGAGCCCAGAGACTCCGGCCTGGTCGTTGACCGATGACACCTTGGACATCGGCACCCCGTGCGCCGGCAGCGTCGTCGGGTATTGCGAGGCGAGCTATTCGATCCGGGTTCCCGCGGGAACCGAGGTGATGGTCAACGGTCGGCCGACGACAGTCGGTTGATCGTCACCCCTCCTGTCCACGCAGATAAGCCAGAACCGCTGCGACACGGCGGTTCTGGTCGTCGTTGGGCGGCAGGTCGAGCTTCATCATCGTGTTTCCGATGTGCTTGACGACCGCCGCTTCGGAGATGACCAGACGCCGCGCTATGGCAGAGTTGGAGTGGCCTTCGGCCATGACCGCCAAGACCTCTCGCTCGCGTGCGGTGAGTCGTTGGAGCGGGTCGCGGCGACGTTTGATCATCTGGCTGATCACTGCGGGGTCTACCGCTGTGCCGCCGGCATGGACGCGGCGGAGCGTGTCTGCGAACTCGTTGACGTCGCTGACCCGATCCTTGAGCAGGTATCCGATCCCTGCCCCGTCGGCGCTGTCGAGAAGCTCGGCGACGTAGCTCTGTTCGACATACTGGCTGAGGACCACCACGGGAAGAGCAGGACGCTCCTTGCGCAGGATCACCGCGGCGGCGAGACCTTCGGATCGATAGGTCGGCGGCATCCGCACATCGGTGACTACCAGGTCCGGATCGGATTCCCGTCCCGCGGCGATCAGCTCCTCGGCTGTGCCCACCGCAGCGACGATGACGAATCCGTTGCGCTCGAGCAGGACCTCGAGCCCTTCGCGCAGGAGTGTGTTGTCCTCGGCAATGACGACGCGGAGAGGCTCCGGAAGCGGAGACGACGCAGCCGTCCTGGTGACAGCTTCGGTCATCTGCGGCCTCCCTCGAGCACACCGAGCGTGATGGTGACGATCGTCGGTCCGCCGAGAGGCGAGTCGATCACCAGGTCTCCGTCGAGTGCAGCGACGCGGTCGGCGATCCCGTCGAGCCCGCCGTTCTCGTGTCGGCGCGTACCGGCTCCGCCGCAGCCGTCGTCGCGAACGCTGATCTCGACGAGTTCGGTTTCGGGTTGGAGCCGACGGAGAATGACGTCGGCCTGGCTGGCCCCGCTGTGTTTGACAACGTTCGCGAGAAGCTCTGCGACGCAGAAGTACAAGTTGGTTTCGACATCGGCGGGCAGGCGGTCGGCGAGCTGATCGTCGATGGTGATCGGGATGGCGAACAAGTCGGCCAGTTCGCCGACCGCTGCACCAAGGCCGTGATCGATGAGTACCTGCGGATGGATATTGCGCACGAAGCGGCGCAGAGCCTCCAAGGTCTGACGGGCCTGGCTTTGGGCGCGGGCCACGTCGGCGCGGCCGGGTGCATCGGCCGGCATCGCGGCAAGGGCGAGTCCCAGGGTCATGCTCACCGACAGTAGTTGCGGTTGAACACCGTCGTGCAGATCGCTTTCGATACGACGACGCTCGACATCGAAGGCGCGCACCAGACGCGCGCGCGATTGCGCGGTCATGCTCAGGTCGCGCTGTAACCGCTGTTCCGGACGGGTCAGCACCTGAAACACCAACGAGGCGTGAGCCCGAGCAGCGGCAGGCGACGCGAAGACGAGACCTGCCAGCAAGGCCACTGCGATGACGGCTGCAAACAAGGATTGGGACACAGTGTTCACCGTGAACGGCCCGATGACCGCCTGGTCACCGATCGCCACCAGGAACGGGCTGACCAACGCGACCAGGGAGCCCACGCCTACCAAGGCAGAAAGGACGGCGACGGCACCACCGAGCGTCAGCATGACGACCGTGTAGGCCAAAGGCCTGACCAGGGTCCGCGGCTCGCTCAGCCGGGTCTCGGGTCTTCCTCCTGCAGCCCGGTCGAGCAGGGCGGCGGCTCCACTCCAATCTGCTCGCGCGAGGGCGACCGAGAGGAGGGGAAGACCCATACCGAGCAGCCCCAAGCCCGCAACCAGGATGGCTCCCACCCCGCCGGTGCTGTGGCCAGAACCGTTGAGTGCGAGGGCGATCAGCCTGCCCAGCAACACAACACCGCCTAGTGCAGTCAGTGCCCGTGCTACGACTGCCGCCGTATAGAGCACACCCCGCCACCGCTTGACGATCGGTAGCACCTCCTGCTGCAACTCCACACGACTCACCTGCCCATCGTAAGGACGAATTGGCGGCGACGCGGTAGAGCCAGCCATACCGTCATTCGACGGTCCGGCCCTACTGCGCCATACCGGTGCATGCGATGTGCTGGATGCTATGAGCGAACCAGCCTCGCACGGCACCCTCTTACAGCTCCGTGACGTGACACGCACTTACCAGTCCGGGAAGTCCACTCTCACGGCACTCGACCGCGTCACACTCGGCTGCCGCCGGGGTTCGTGGACGGCCATCATGGGTCCGTCCGGGTCGGGCAAGTCCACCCTGCTGAACTGCGCCGCCGGGCTGGACACGCCGGACTCGGGACAGGTCTTCCTCGACGGCCGTGACATCGCCAGCTTGGGCGATGACGTACTGACCCGGATGCGGCGCACCGCAATTGGTTTCGTCTTCCAACAGTTCAACCTCGTCGATGCCCTGACTGCGGCACAGAACGTCACTCTCCCGCTCCGGCTGGCCGGGCACAAGGGCGCCGACGCTATCGCAGCACAATCCCTGAACACCCTCGGTCTCGGTGAGCACATGCACCACAAGCCACGTGAGCTGTCCGGCGGCCAGCAACAGCGGGTAGCCATCGCACGAGCCCTGGCGACCAAGCCGCACATCCTCTTCGCCGACGAGCCGACCGGTGCGCTGGACAGCAGATCCGCCGCCACGGTGCTGGACCTCATTCGTGCACTTGTCGACCAGCAGGCACAGACGATTCTGATGGTCACCCACGATCCCCATGCCGCGGCGCGCGCCGACCACGTTGCCTTCCTCCGCGATGGCCGCCTCGTCACGACCCTGGACGGCGCGGGTGCCAATCAGATCGCCTCGACCCTAGCGGATCTGGAGAGTCTGCGATGACTCGTCTCGCCGTCCGCACCTTCTTCGACCGCTGGCAACTCTTCGCCGGGACAGTCCTCGCCGTAACCGCCGGTGTCGCCATCGTCCACGCCGGAATGACGATCATCCTCGGAGTCGAGAATGCCGGGGCGCCGGGAGGTTCGACTCCTGAGCAGGTCGAGCGGTTTCGGCAATCTGCCAGCGGTGCAAGCACTTTGACTGGCATGACGGTGACGCTCGGAGCATTCCTGACGATCTTCGTGGTCGGCTCTACCTTCAACTTCGCCGTCGATCAACGTCGACGCGACCTCGCGGTCCTGAGACTTGGCGGTGTCACCTCTCGCCAGATACGAAGGCTGCTGCTCGCCGAGGCGGTCCTTATTGCTCTTGTCGGCACCGCGGCGGGCGCTCTGCTCGGGCTCGGGGTCACCGCCCTGCAGCGCACTATCCTGACGTGGCTCGGTACCTTTCCGGACGGGCTGACCACCCCGGTCCAGCCAGCCGTTCTGGTGCTCGATCTCGTGGTCGCGGTCACGGTGTGTCTCGCGGGCGCGTGGGGTGCCGCTCGACGGGCCACGAAGTTCAGTCCGCTGGACGCCCTGCGCCGCAGCACCAGCGAGCAGAAAGTGATGACCACCCGCCGGTGGATCGTCGCGGTCCTTGCCATCGCACTCACCGCGGTCCAGACCTACTTCTCGGCGACAGCTGGCGGAATGCTGATCCCGTTGCTACTCGGTATGGGAATCGTCATTACCGCCTCGGTGGCGATGAGTCGCCTGTCGCCACTACTCGTGCCGGCTGCGGCGCGAGCACTCACGCCCTGGGCGCGCCGCTCACCGGTCGCAGACCTCGCTGTCGCGAACCTGCGCGATGC
Protein-coding sequences here:
- a CDS encoding TetR/AcrR family transcriptional regulator, which translates into the protein MKEAEPQRWSAREDATLSSTSCPYSILVMRTASADGRARTSFIEAARRAQIIDSTISVVAESGYKAASFTRIAKHASISPGLITYHFEKKEALMRAVLETVEARLDAAMAEPSEAGHDDSYPAALEGMLTRFVQYCARDGDQVSAMTEIRRQIQVPEIHEAVAISGRSGTAELVSFVEEGQSYGQFRDVDAALYVSVLTSGMGEVPGLLRGREPDQIDAFAEQWSSLYVRAIVAADTATAPAGRRPVDK
- a CDS encoding response regulator transcription factor, which gives rise to MTEAVTRTAASSPLPEPLRVVIAEDNTLLREGLEVLLERNGFVIVAAVGTAEELIAAGRESDPDLVVTDVRMPPTYRSEGLAAAVILRKERPALPVVVLSQYVEQSYVAELLDSADGAGIGYLLKDRVSDVNEFADTLRRVHAGGTAVDPAVISQMIKRRRDPLQRLTAREREVLAVMAEGHSNSAIARRLVISEAAVVKHIGNTMMKLDLPPNDDQNRRVAAVLAYLRGQEG
- a CDS encoding histidine kinase, coding for MSRVELQQEVLPIVKRWRGVLYTAAVVARALTALGGVVLLGRLIALALNGSGHSTGGVGAILVAGLGLLGMGLPLLSVALARADWSGAAALLDRAAGGRPETRLSEPRTLVRPLAYTVVMLTLGGAVAVLSALVGVGSLVALVSPFLVAIGDQAVIGPFTVNTVSQSLFAAVIAVALLAGLVFASPAAARAHASLVFQVLTRPEQRLQRDLSMTAQSRARLVRAFDVERRRIESDLHDGVQPQLLSVSMTLGLALAAMPADAPGRADVARAQSQARQTLEALRRFVRNIHPQVLIDHGLGAAVGELADLFAIPITIDDQLADRLPADVETNLYFCVAELLANVVKHSGASQADVILRRLQPETELVEISVRDDGCGGAGTRRHENGGLDGIADRVAALDGDLVIDSPLGGPTIVTITLGVLEGGRR
- a CDS encoding ABC transporter ATP-binding protein, giving the protein MTRTYQSGKSTLTALDRVTLGCRRGSWTAIMGPSGSGKSTLLNCAAGLDTPDSGQVFLDGRDIASLGDDVLTRMRRTAIGFVFQQFNLVDALTAAQNVTLPLRLAGHKGADAIAAQSLNTLGLGEHMHHKPRELSGGQQQRVAIARALATKPHILFADEPTGALDSRSAATVLDLIRALVDQQAQTILMVTHDPHAAARADHVAFLRDGRLVTTLDGAGANQIASTLADLESLR